CTGCATCTCCTTACTTGCGTAGCGCTCTGAAAGCGGGCTTACATATCTATCGTAGCTCATTTTTCTTCCTCCCTGATATACCACATTTAAGTGATTTCTTCACATATTATTTCTACATTATCATTATACAGGATACCTTCTCCTGCTATCAACACATTTAATAAAAAATCACATTTCACAATTAATCAAATGCATGAGAAATGTCCTCTGTCGGAACTTTCATCGGATAATTTCCAGTAAAGCATGCATCACAATACGCCAGTTCTCCGACCATATCTTTCAACTTATCGATTTTCATATACCCCAGTGAGTCAGCACCGATCATCTCGCGAATTTCATCCGTCGTATGAGAATGTGCAATAAGCTGATCATTGGACGGTACATCCGTTCCAAAATAACAAGGATGTAAAAACGGTGGAGAACTAATTCTTACATGAACTTCTGTTGCTCCTGCCTTTTTCAGCATTTTTATAATATTCGCACAGGTTGTACCACGTACGATAGAATCATCGACCATGACAATTCTCTTTCCTTTTACTACTTCCTCGATAACATTTAGTTTAATCTTAACACTGCTCTCCCTCTGGCTCTGCTTTGGTTTGATAAATGTTCTTCCCACATAACTATTCTTATGAAAAGCCATACCATAAGGAATTCCTGACTCTTCTGAATATCCTTTTGCAGCTACCAGACCGGAATCCGGCACACCAACTACAAGATCTGCCTCCACCGGATAGGACTGTGCCAATGCTTTTCCTGCCGTAATTCTAGAATGATAAACATTAACTTTATCAATTGTACTGTCCGTTCTAGCGAAATAAATATACTCAAAAATACATCTCGCCTGCTTCTTAGGAGAGATTGCCATAGATTTATCTGATGTAATGCCATTCTTTGTAAAGCTTACAATCTCACCTGGTTCTACATCTCTTACAAATTCGCCGCCTACTGCTGCGATCGCACAGCTCTCTGATGCAAGAAAATATGTATTGTCTCTTTTTCCGATACAAAGCGGACGTAGTCCGAACGGATCTCTCGCTCCAATCATTTTTCTTGGAGAAATCACAACCAGTGCGTAAGCACCTTCTATCTTTTGCATGGCATTACGGACAGCTTCCTCTGCTTTTGCCGTCTTCAGTCGTTCTCTTGCAATATGATACGCGATTACTTCTGAGTCAATGGTCGTCTGGAAAATCGCTCCTGTATATTCCAGTTCATGACGAAGCTCCACAGCATTTGTCAGATTACCATTATGGGCAATTGCCAAAGTACCTTTCACATAGTTCAGAACAAGTGGCATAGCATTTTCTACCTTCGTTGCCCCTGCAGTTGAATAACGGACATGTCCGACACCAAGATTACCTTTCAACCCTTCTAAGGCTTCCTCATCAAACACTTCGTTTACAAGGCCAAGCCCCTTCTTCGAATGAACTTTGCGCTCTCCGTATGTGTCTGTCACTGCAATTCCACAGCTTTCCTGTCCTCTGTGCTGCAAAGCAAATAAACCATAATATACAGATGGTGCTACATCTCCTCCATCCATATCATATGCTCCGAATACACCACATTCTTCACCCATACCTGTTGTTATCTTCTCATAGTTGCTCATGAATGTAACTCCTTCTTCCTATCAGTCATCAGATGTTTTTAAGTATAATACAAGGCAGATGGAAATGCAATTGCCCCACCTGCCCTTAAGTCTTACTTAGTCATTATTTTTATTTTGGTTTATTTATTAGTATTATTAATATTAAGACCCCATTTATTAGTTTTCTCTAAATTTCCCAAGGAATTCTTTCATTCTTTCGTTAGAAGAACCAAATACTTCCTCCGGCGTTCCTTCCACAGCAATATAACCGTTATCCATGAAAATTACATGATCTGAAACATTTTTTGCAAAATTCATTTCATGTGTAACGATCACCATTGTCATGTGCTCTGCAGCCAGATCTTTGATGACTTTCAGAATCTCGCCGGTAAGCTCCGGATCCAGTGCTGAGGTCGGTTCATCAAAAAACAGAATATCCGGATTCATAGCAAGTGCACGGGCGATCGATACTCTCTGCTGCTGCCCACCCGAAAGCTGATACGGATAAGCGTTTTCCTTATCAGAAAGTCCCATCTTCGCAAGCAGCTCTCTCGCCTCTTTGTACACTTCCTCTTTTTTTCTCTTTTGCACACGAAGCGGTGCATCTGTGATATTCTTCATAACCGAATAATGTGGAAACAAATTGAAATTCTGAAACACAAGTCCAAATGTTCCATCATAATTGATTTCTCCATCATCCGGTGTCTCAAGTCCTGTTGCACAACGAAGAAGTGTAGATTTTCCGGAACCGGATGGCCCGATAATTCCAAGCACTTCTCCTTTATCTACTTTTAGAGAAATGTCTTTTAATACTTCCACTCCTCCAAAATTTTTCTTCACATTTTTTATTTCCAGAAGACTCATGACTTTTCCTCCTACCGATAATAATTCATTTTCTTCTCAATCCGTTCCATAATAAATGCAACCACAAGATTCAGTATGTAATAGAATAGAGCCGCAAATGCATATGGGAGCATGGATACCTGGCCGGAAGCAAGTGCTTTTGCCATCGTAAACATCTCTGTCACACCGATTGTAAATGCAAGAGATGTATCCTTTACAAGTGTAATGGTCTCATTTGTAATTGCCGGAAGGATTCGTTTAATGACCTGCGGAAGAATAATTCTTATGAACGTCTGAGCCTTTGTGTATCCAAGTATCTTGGCAGCTTCATACTGTCCTTGCGGCATAGACTCAATTCCCCCGCGATAAATTTCTGCAAAATATGCTGCATAGTTCAGTACAAATCCAATTGCCACAGCCATATTCTTCCAGGACTGGGAAATCTGTACACCCAAAATATAAAACGGTCCAAAATAGATCACCATAAGCTGAAGCATCAGCGGAGTTCCTCTCATCACTGATATATAAAGTTTAAAAATCGTACTGATAATCTTATTCTTTGACATTCTGCCAAAAGAGATCAAAAGTCCTAACGGCAGAGAAAATATCAATGTCGCTGCAAATATCCACAGTGACGTAACCATTCCTTCTCCTAATTTTTGTAACATGACTGATGTTGCCATACCAAAATTCCTCCTCGCGAATCATTGTCATCGCTTTTCAAGAAAAACGGGCCACCCGTTTTCAGGACGACCCGGTCTTTCCAGTTAGTCTGTTTATTTATTTTCCAATTGTTGTGATATCTTCACCAAACCATTTTGTAGAAATCTTTGCAAGTGTTCCGTCTGCCGCCATCTCTTCCAGCGTCTTCTGAACCTGATCTTTTACAGCATCATTTCCTTTTGCAAATCCAACTCCGTACTGCTCAGAAGCAATTTCATAATCGAGAATCTTAAATTCCGCAGAACGTGATTCAATCTGATACTTTGCTACTACAATATCCATTGCGACAGCATCAACAGCTCCTGATTCCAGATTCATAAATCCTGTATTGTAATCTGGAATGATCTCTGTTGAAAATGTAGAGCTAAGTTCTGTATTATCTTTTAATGCTGCCTCTGCGGAAGAATCTGTCTGTACATCAACAGTCTTTCCTGCAAGATCCTTTTCGGAATTGATTCCAGAATCTGCTCTTACGACAAATACCTGCTGATTATCAAGATAAGGCTCTGACCATGTATATTCATCTTCTCTTCCATTCATGGTAAATCCGTTCCAGATACAGTCAATCTCTCCGGATTTCAAAAGTGCATCTTTAGAATCCCAGGCAATCGGTTCCGGATTGAATTCCCAGCCATTGCGGTCACATACTTCCTTGGCCAGCTCTAAATCAAATCCTGTATACTCACCGTCGTCTCCTACAAATCCCATCGGCGGAAAATCCTGATCGAATCCTACCGTAAATGTATCTCCTTCTTTTTTTTCTTCAAATGTAGCTGCAGAGTCTTTTGAATCTGCCGATTTACTACTGTCCTTTCCACCACAGCCGGCAAGAACCGTAACAACTGCCAGTGAAAGTGCAACTAAAAGTGCAGCTCTCTTTTTCATCTTTATTATCCTCCTGAACTCAAAGCTTTTTTCGCAAATCCCGATTCGAATTCAACCTCGAGAAATACCTTTTTCTTTCGAATCTCCTATTGCTTTTCGATGCGGTGTAATCTTTTATCAATTTACCAATTGATTACTTTACCACGCTAAATCGCTTTGTTATAGTAACATATTCAGGACTTCTTGTCAATCCTGCGGTTCTCGCTTTTCCACGTAATCAGCTTCTCATCAGAAAAATCCAGATCATTTTCCTTCTTTGCTTCCTCCATCTCTGCTTTAATCTTTGCAGACATTGAAAGAAACATCGAATTCCCGGATAACATTTTTACATAATCTTTTTCCGGAAGTCCCCGATAGCAGCAATAAATATATGCTTTCAGCATATCTTCTTCCTCACAGATGCTGTAAGCCTCCTTAAACATCAGTGCTGCTTCTTTATAAAGAAACAGGTATCCATAAGCGCTACCGAGACAGCCGTATATTTTTCCATAGAATTTTTTATTCACGGACTCATCCCAGTCCTGACTTAAAATGGATTGATATACCAAAATCGCAGACTCATATTCTCCTGATTTCATTAAACTGTCCGCCTTATACTTCGCACGTTCTACATCTCTTTGGTTTTTCAGCTGTTCCAAAAGATTCTGAATCTTCACGATCTCTGATGGTGCATAAATCACAGATCCTTTCAATATTGTAAGTACGAACTCTTCTAATGTCGCATTCTGATCCAGATCACGGCGCAGATCCTCTGCCATTTTTGCAAGACCAAGTTCGTCTTCCAACCAGTCACACAGTCTACGGTTCATAATTGTATAATCAATTAAATACAAATTATTACACAGATAATAACATAATTCTTCAATTGTATAAATTCGCATATGCACCCGGGAAATCTCGTACGGGCGCTTTGCACGTTTACTATGACATAGAATTAAACTGCCCATTGATTCCTCCTAACTGAATTGTCTTCTCCACCCGGAAATCTGTCGGGGTGAAGAATTCGCCAAATCCCACATCGCGAAATGTCAATTTACAGGTACGTTCATCTAAAAACATAACCTCTACTTGAAGTCTTAAAGAATAATCTGTTCTCTTCGGAAGACCTTCCAGCGATACTTTCTCCACCTGTACTTCTTCGTCTACCAGACTTTCCACTAAAATTTCAATATCAGAAGCGTCCTCCAGGAGCACTTCCCACTGTCCATCTGCTTCATACCAATGCGTTCCCCATGTCACAAGCGGATACCACCCCTCCTGACCATCCACACGCATACGCAGACAAATCCTCTCTGTCAGTTTTGTCTCATCTAAATAAATCGGTCCGTCATCATTTGGCTCACATTTCCGGATAGATTTATAGCAGGCTCCCTTGCTGTAAAGATTATTTCCCATAAAGGCACGTCTGCCGTTACAAAGCACCCGGAGAGAATTCGGGTACCAGTTCTTCTCAAATCCTTCTCCCGTTAAATATACCGAAGAAATAACCTTTTTTTCGAACACATTTTCAATCATAGACTTGAAACTTTCGTCCGGGCTCTTTTCCTTATTCATAATCGGATAAAGCGCTTCCAGTTCCTTTCTCTGGGCATTTGCCACTTCATCGACTGTCACAAATGAATTCATGCCGTGGCTTGCATCCACTCGGAGCCTTCGAAGCATATATGCCTTGATCCGCTCTTCATCACAATAGAACAGAGCAGATTCATATTGCCATAATTCTTTTGGCTGAAAAATCATATACTGGCAAAAGCTTTCTTTATAATCCTGAACATTGATGATTTCCTTGTCTACGCCAATATGTTGACCGATCCCTTTGAGCATCTTCGCCATATCCACGTCCGTCTCCGGAGTTGTAAATGTCAGATACTGAATATTTTCAAAATCCTGAAGTGTCAGACTGATGTATTTTGCAAGGAGCCACACTGCATCATAAGTCTTGCCGGCAAGGCTTACTTTCTCGCGGCGCTTTGCCTTTCCATAAAGGTCCGTCTCCGTGCAGTCTTCTCCTACGACCGCCAGTCTTTTTGCCTCTTTCCCAAATACCCAGCGGTCTTTAAAATATCCCAATACAAGAGGAATCAGGTAATTATTGGACGAAGCCATCATTGTATCCGGCTCTTCCATAGAGTCGTCATAATAGCTGATCTGGCAGCCCTTCTCATTGATGTCATAGCCAATCACACAACCTCTTTTCATTACCATTCCTCCTTTCTCTTTTTGTTGTATTTATTCATAAAGTTTGAACATTTTTTTTGCAAGTATATCCTCTTCTTCATACTCCATCATAGCCTTGTTACGGTTTGCCGGCGTCATCTGGACCATGGCGTTGATTCTTCCGAAACGCCCAGCTAAAATTGCATGATCATTTCTGATAATCTGCTTTTCTGTATTTGTACTCTCTTTTCCATCAGACTCCTGGATATAATAATCCAGTTCCTCATCTGCATAGAGTACAAACTGTTTCACATACAGATTCTCAAATACCGGAACAAGCATCTCTGAATGATAACCAAGTGTTTTCTTACCGGAACCCTTGATTTTATAGAACAATTTTACTTTACTTCCTTCTTTTGCCTGATAAGAAACTATAGTCTTATCATAAAGCTGCACTTCACGAAGCCACTCTTCCTTGTATTTCATGTACGCTGGAAAAATAATCTGTTTTTCACACATTTCCCGCAAGAGCTGATGCAGAACGGCTTCTATGTCTGCCGGGTAATCACTGCCCGCATAATAACATAAAAGTGCCACTTTGCAGACATCCGGAAGTTCTTCTTTCTGGTCACATTCTCTGGCAATAATATGAAATACACATGTTTCAAGTTCTCTTTCATAGAGAATATACTCTCTGGAAACAAATGCAAGATATGCCTGTTTCAGCCGGAAATATGCTGTGTCAGACAGATAATAATCTTCGAAAATTTTCTCTTCATCAAAAATATTTTCCGAGAACAGCATCTGCGTAATAATACGCTCTGCTACTTTATAGGACGGAATCTCATATTCCCGCATAACTTCCCAAAGACGTTTCATATCTCTTGTTGCACCACAGAAATATTCACCCAGATATGTCAGCGTCGCCTTATCATATTGCTGTTTCTTGAACATTTCAAATGTCAGATAAAGGAGAAATGCATCTTCTCCCGGATCTTCCTCGCGGATTTTTTCGCTGCAAAGACGAAAGACCTTTCTCTCATCTGCACCGGTCAGTCCACTTTCCCGTAACGTGTCAAAAGTCACTTCCACGACCTCGCCAGTCTTCTTCCACATACCGGCCTCGTCCTCATATTTCTTACACATTTCCATGAATCTCGGTTCGTAAAATAACCGTTTCGTCTCGTAAGCAATAGAATCTGTGTAATATCTGCCATCCATGGACTCCCACACAATTCGGGATTCTTTATCGTAGAGCTGAATGATTGCACCGGTCTCTTCGTCATACGGGATACGTTGCCTGACGGCACCATCTTTTTCAATGACAAGAACGCAGCGCATATGTGGAACTTTCGTGGAAACCTCATAAGAATAGCAAATATCTCTCATAGCTTTCATTCGTTTCTCGTCCATTTCCTCTGGCAGGCAGAAACGTTTATAAAGAATCTTCAATGCCTCTGTAATATGGCGTTTCATGAGCTGCTCCCATGTAAATGCCACAATCTGCTCACGGTAATTTAAGAACATTGCCTGATCATCACTGTAAGTCAGAAGATTTGCATATAAAAATGCTTCTTTCCGGTAATCCAGTGTATTACCATGCATAAAATACAAATAAATTTTCCGTGGAAGCGGTCCGCGCATACGTGTCTCGTCCATGGCAATCATATAATACTCATAAAGTCTGGCAATCCGAAAATCTTCCTCCACTGCTTTCTGATACCATGGAAAATATTCCGATGATGTCTTATTTCCTTTGATCAGAAGAGTGCAGATTGTATTCAGAATCATCGGCTCTTCGTACATATTATAGAGGCGCTTTAAAATCCGATAAACCCGCTCATTAAATGTCTTCTGCTGGCTGGCAAAATTCGCTACATAAAGGGCCAGTTCCTTCGTCATAAGACGGTATTTTGATGCAAATGTCAGTACCAGAAGTTCAAATTCTCCAAGTTTTCGAAGAAGAATCGGCTTCTCCTTGTAGCACAGATATGCCTCCAGATAAAATAACACGTCCTCTGTCCCATACTCATACTGCTGTTCCAGAACTTCCAGCTTCTTATATGGATTCTTGTACTTTGGATCCATCTGGATGATCATATAGAGCAGAAGCCATGAATCCTGATGCCGGATATACGTCTTCTCCAATTCATCCAGCACACGGTCTGTATGCGCTTTATTATCCCGGATCTGAGCTGTCAGAAAGAGATAATAACAATTCGTGATCGGGTCTTTACCAATGGCAAAACGATTATAATTGTAATTTTCAAGAATCCATTTTGCGTCTTCGATACGGTCACCCAGCATGTAAATATGTGCCTGCACAAGTTGATATAATTCGCTCTGCGTCTCAATCCTTCGAACCGCAGTCATTTTTTCCACTGCGCTGTCCACCCATGTCTTCAAGTCAATCCGTCCGGCCACAAATCCGATATATTCTTTCAATATCTGAGCAATCAAAAGCTCCGGCACATGGTGATTCTCATCATATTCCTGATTCTGCAGCACTTCTACTTCATAGCTTAACGTCTCATATGGAGTCTGGAAACGGATTACGCCGTAATTACGCCCTACATGAAGGAATTCCGGGCGTACAAAGTATTCAACTTCATAGTTGTTACCTACAAAGTCTTCTGTAGAAATCTCCTGTCTGGACACCTTTAAGAAACGTCCCTCCGTCTCAATGTGGATTGGCACATAACCCCATGTATTTTTCATCAGAGTCACAACACCTTTTGTAGACTCCAAAATATCCTCAAAGAGCATTCCTTCTCCCGGAAGTGTCAGGAAAATACATTCCTTCTGCTTAATTCCTACAAGAAATTCTTCCATTGCCTGCTCTTCCAGTGACCATTTGCGCATATTATCATAGAGATAAAAGATACGTTCATTCTCATATTTTAAAATGGCATAAAAATCTCTGGAGCGGAATAGTCTTGCCGCCTCAGAATAATCTTTTACTGCCAGCTTTCTGAAATCATCTGTACTCTGTACCTTGCCATAGGTGGTCATCACGTAAGGTTTCTCTATGATTGCCGTAAATGACAGTTCATATTCTCCACCGGTACATACAACTGTGAATTTACCTTCTTCTACGTGTCCTGGTTTTAAACCACGCCCGTCATATGTGAATTCCACTCTTGCCGGATTTCCTTCAAATCCGGAATCCTTGAGCTTAACACGAAAAGAAGACGGGTAAACTAAGCCCCGTATCACATGTTCATTCTCACTTTTAATTATGAAACTCCCCCGGTATACTTCCCCTTCACCGATTATCAGAACCAGATTCGTTTCTTCAAATATAACTTCTGGACGACCGGTCCTGAAGTTCCCTTTCGAAAATTTCTGGATTTTGTTTTTCAAGTCCTACACCTGCTTCTTTCGTTGCATTTTTCTGAAAACATACTATAATGAATTATAGCATTGTTTTGTCCTGAATGGCAATACCATGAAAGGAGTATTTAGAGTATTTATGGATAAAAAGAATCAAAGACCTGAATTTCACGGCAGTGATCTGGAAAAAATCGCTGCATATTACCACATTCCGGCATCCGAAATTCCAGGCATCATTAAATTCGGTGCCAACGTGAACCCTCTTGGACTGTCCGAATCTGTAAAAAATGATCTGGCAGGGCATCTGGATATTATTTCCTCCTACCCGGACCGGAACTACACTTCACTTAAGAAAACTATCGGAGAATACTGTCACATTTCCCCTAAACATATTGTTGTAGGAAATGGATCAACAGAATTAATTTCTCTGCTCATCAGTCAGAGACAGGCAAAAAAAGCACTTGTTGTAGGACCAACTTATTCTGAGTATGAACGCGAGCTTGCCCTCACCGGTGGAACGATCACTGAATATAACCTGAAAGAAGATTTAAATTTCCAGTTAGATATGCAAGACTTCTTTGCCTCTATGGCAGATGATGTCGACCTGCTGATTCTGTGCAATCCGAATAACCCGACATCATCAGCGATTAAAAATCACGATGTGAAACAGATTTTAACCTTCTGTAAAGAACGTAATATCTTCGTCATGATAGACGAAACTTATGTAGAATTTGCTCCGGACGTAGCCGAAATTACTGCCATTCCACTGACTGATGAATTCGATAATGTAATGGTCATCCGCGGTGTATCCAAATTCTACGCAGCACCGGGACTACGCTTCGGCTACGGTATCACAAGCAATCATGAATTTTTAGAAGCACTGCTTATTCACCAGAACCCGTGGAGCTTAAACAGCGTCGCAGCCTATGCCGGTGAGCGCATGTTCAAAGACAACACCTACCAACAAACAACAAGACAGCTTATCTGCTCCGAACGCGACCGCATGTACATGGCTATACAAAACATGCCGGCCTTCAAAGCATACAAGCCTTATGCCAACTTCATACTTGTACGCATCTTAAAAGAAAGCTTAACTTCATTTGATATTTTCGAGGCAGCCATAAAAGAAAGAATGATGATCCGTGACTGCTCATCATTCAAAAGTTTAGATGGCGAATATATCCGGTTCTGCATAATGAATCCAGAAGATAATACACATCTATTAAAATTGTTGGAACAATTCTAATACAATTCAATTGGGGACGGGGTTTTTTTGAAAACAATGTCATTAAGTTAAGGATAAAATTGTAATTATTGAGGCTTTGACACTTCTTTTTTATGGATTGTCAAGGCTTCTTGTTTTTCAAGGATACTACAAGTAAGCAGCGAAAAATCCCTGCTTTCTCATGGTTCCTATTTTCATTTTTACAATCTTATGCTATCCTACTATTGAATGCTATTGCTGACTTTTTAACCGTATCTCGTGGAAAAGTCCGGTTATCCCTTATGGGGACAAGATAGTTCAGCAACATTTTTTCAACCTCTGGTGCTGCTAAAGTCTGGGAGCACCAGAATTCTCTACAAATACACATTGCCATTTTTATATTCAATTTATATTCATATTTCCAGTATTCCTGCTGTTTTACCGCAATTCCACCAACTATAGTTTTACAAAAATTGAACATAATTAGCTTTCCATACAATTCTTGTATGATTAATTCTGAGTTCTTAGAATGAACAGATGCAGCGCCAAGCGCATATTTTAACTGGTCAAATGCAGTTTCAATTCCCCAGCGCATATGATATAACCGTTTTAAATCATCTGCCGAAAATTTCTCTTTAGAAAGATTTGTAAACAGTACTTCAGTTGTGGTTTCAGAGAGTTTTATTTTTACAATTCTAAGATTTAATCGATATTCCTCACAATCGTCTGTGAAAAAATCAAATGTTGCATCACTGCGAATTCGTTTATATTTTCGTGGGTTTGTTTTTACTTTTTTGCTATGTTTTTTACAGATATAAAGTTCTTTTTCGATATCGTATTCTTCTGTATCAGGAAGATTCAGACCAGAACAGATACCTGTACCTGATTCTCTTCCCCGAACCACGTATTTATCCCCTTTTTGTTCTATATGGGCGAAAGTATTATAACTTTCGTATCCCCGATCAGCCATAAAAATAGCAGGAAACGCAGAAGACCGGCGGTCTACCATTTGAGCCAGGGCTTTATGCTCATTACATTCACAGATTGGCTGAAAAACGACATCTTCAAAAATACCACTCTGAAGATGGTACATAGCATTTAAATGTATCACATTTCTTCCCTTTGAGATATTGGGTATCTTACGCCAGCATAGTGGTTCTTTTAGATTTTCCGGGACAGAAAACTGGGAACCATCTATTGCCAGAAGTTGGTAACCCTGGAAAAGCGCACCTTTTTTACAAGTCTCTGTAAACGAATGGAACAAGGCCGGCATTGCAGAATCTGAAAGTTTTTGCCGAGCCTGAATCATAGCGGAACTATGCGGAATACCCGAATAGTCTGTTGAAAAGAAGAGTGGTTTCTTTGAAAAGTGACGGAATAATTCCTGATCCATACATTGTCCTTGCAGAGGGAGAAGGAATCGAATCACCTCTTCAAATGGAAGTTTACGATTCCTAGAAAAGTCTTTTCCCGGACGCTTTACGTGTGATGAAAAATCTCTGCATAATATTTTTATAGCAGACTCCAGTTTTTGCTTTACAATAAAAGAAATATTTGCCATTTGAACCTCCTAAAAAAGAATATATTCAAATGGCTTCGCCACACTTTTGTGAAGTTTTGTCAAGCTTTTAGGCAAAAAAAGTAGTGCAAAAAGTAAAAAAC
The sequence above is drawn from the Dorea formicigenerans genome and encodes:
- the purF gene encoding amidophosphoribosyltransferase, with the translated sequence MSNYEKITTGMGEECGVFGAYDMDGGDVAPSVYYGLFALQHRGQESCGIAVTDTYGERKVHSKKGLGLVNEVFDEEALEGLKGNLGVGHVRYSTAGATKVENAMPLVLNYVKGTLAIAHNGNLTNAVELRHELEYTGAIFQTTIDSEVIAYHIARERLKTAKAEEAVRNAMQKIEGAYALVVISPRKMIGARDPFGLRPLCIGKRDNTYFLASESCAIAAVGGEFVRDVEPGEIVSFTKNGITSDKSMAISPKKQARCIFEYIYFARTDSTIDKVNVYHSRITAGKALAQSYPVEADLVVGVPDSGLVAAKGYSEESGIPYGMAFHKNSYVGRTFIKPKQSQRESSVKIKLNVIEEVVKGKRIVMVDDSIVRGTTCANIIKMLKKAGATEVHVRISSPPFLHPCYFGTDVPSNDQLIAHSHTTDEIREMIGADSLGYMKIDKLKDMVGELAYCDACFTGNYPMKVPTEDISHAFD
- a CDS encoding amino acid ABC transporter substrate-binding protein produces the protein MKKRAALLVALSLAVVTVLAGCGGKDSSKSADSKDSAATFEEKKEGDTFTVGFDQDFPPMGFVGDDGEYTGFDLELAKEVCDRNGWEFNPEPIAWDSKDALLKSGEIDCIWNGFTMNGREDEYTWSEPYLDNQQVFVVRADSGINSEKDLAGKTVDVQTDSSAEAALKDNTELSSTFSTEIIPDYNTGFMNLESGAVDAVAMDIVVAKYQIESRSAEFKILDYEIASEQYGVGFAKGNDAVKDQVQKTLEEMAADGTLAKISTKWFGEDITTIGK
- a CDS encoding DUF5716 family protein → MKRGCVIGYDINEKGCQISYYDDSMEEPDTMMASSNNYLIPLVLGYFKDRWVFGKEAKRLAVVGEDCTETDLYGKAKRREKVSLAGKTYDAVWLLAKYISLTLQDFENIQYLTFTTPETDVDMAKMLKGIGQHIGVDKEIINVQDYKESFCQYMIFQPKELWQYESALFYCDEERIKAYMLRRLRVDASHGMNSFVTVDEVANAQRKELEALYPIMNKEKSPDESFKSMIENVFEKKVISSVYLTGEGFEKNWYPNSLRVLCNGRRAFMGNNLYSKGACYKSIRKCEPNDDGPIYLDETKLTERICLRMRVDGQEGWYPLVTWGTHWYEADGQWEVLLEDASDIEILVESLVDEEVQVEKVSLEGLPKRTDYSLRLQVEVMFLDERTCKLTFRDVGFGEFFTPTDFRVEKTIQLGGINGQFNSMS
- a CDS encoding pyridoxal phosphate-dependent aminotransferase, which codes for MDKKNQRPEFHGSDLEKIAAYYHIPASEIPGIIKFGANVNPLGLSESVKNDLAGHLDIISSYPDRNYTSLKKTIGEYCHISPKHIVVGNGSTELISLLISQRQAKKALVVGPTYSEYERELALTGGTITEYNLKEDLNFQLDMQDFFASMADDVDLLILCNPNNPTSSAIKNHDVKQILTFCKERNIFVMIDETYVEFAPDVAEITAIPLTDEFDNVMVIRGVSKFYAAPGLRFGYGITSNHEFLEALLIHQNPWSLNSVAAYAGERMFKDNTYQQTTRQLICSERDRMYMAIQNMPAFKAYKPYANFILVRILKESLTSFDIFEAAIKERMMIRDCSSFKSLDGEYIRFCIMNPEDNTHLLKLLEQF
- a CDS encoding amino acid ABC transporter permease produces the protein MATSVMLQKLGEGMVTSLWIFAATLIFSLPLGLLISFGRMSKNKIISTIFKLYISVMRGTPLMLQLMVIYFGPFYILGVQISQSWKNMAVAIGFVLNYAAYFAEIYRGGIESMPQGQYEAAKILGYTKAQTFIRIILPQVIKRILPAITNETITLVKDTSLAFTIGVTEMFTMAKALASGQVSMLPYAFAALFYYILNLVVAFIMERIEKKMNYYR
- a CDS encoding DUF5717 family protein; the encoded protein is MKNKIQKFSKGNFRTGRPEVIFEETNLVLIIGEGEVYRGSFIIKSENEHVIRGLVYPSSFRVKLKDSGFEGNPARVEFTYDGRGLKPGHVEEGKFTVVCTGGEYELSFTAIIEKPYVMTTYGKVQSTDDFRKLAVKDYSEAARLFRSRDFYAILKYENERIFYLYDNMRKWSLEEQAMEEFLVGIKQKECIFLTLPGEGMLFEDILESTKGVVTLMKNTWGYVPIHIETEGRFLKVSRQEISTEDFVGNNYEVEYFVRPEFLHVGRNYGVIRFQTPYETLSYEVEVLQNQEYDENHHVPELLIAQILKEYIGFVAGRIDLKTWVDSAVEKMTAVRRIETQSELYQLVQAHIYMLGDRIEDAKWILENYNYNRFAIGKDPITNCYYLFLTAQIRDNKAHTDRVLDELEKTYIRHQDSWLLLYMIIQMDPKYKNPYKKLEVLEQQYEYGTEDVLFYLEAYLCYKEKPILLRKLGEFELLVLTFASKYRLMTKELALYVANFASQQKTFNERVYRILKRLYNMYEEPMILNTICTLLIKGNKTSSEYFPWYQKAVEEDFRIARLYEYYMIAMDETRMRGPLPRKIYLYFMHGNTLDYRKEAFLYANLLTYSDDQAMFLNYREQIVAFTWEQLMKRHITEALKILYKRFCLPEEMDEKRMKAMRDICYSYEVSTKVPHMRCVLVIEKDGAVRQRIPYDEETGAIIQLYDKESRIVWESMDGRYYTDSIAYETKRLFYEPRFMEMCKKYEDEAGMWKKTGEVVEVTFDTLRESGLTGADERKVFRLCSEKIREEDPGEDAFLLYLTFEMFKKQQYDKATLTYLGEYFCGATRDMKRLWEVMREYEIPSYKVAERIITQMLFSENIFDEEKIFEDYYLSDTAYFRLKQAYLAFVSREYILYERELETCVFHIIARECDQKEELPDVCKVALLCYYAGSDYPADIEAVLHQLLREMCEKQIIFPAYMKYKEEWLREVQLYDKTIVSYQAKEGSKVKLFYKIKGSGKKTLGYHSEMLVPVFENLYVKQFVLYADEELDYYIQESDGKESTNTEKQIIRNDHAILAGRFGRINAMVQMTPANRNKAMMEYEEEDILAKKMFKLYE
- a CDS encoding amino acid ABC transporter ATP-binding protein; this translates as MSLLEIKNVKKNFGGVEVLKDISLKVDKGEVLGIIGPSGSGKSTLLRCATGLETPDDGEINYDGTFGLVFQNFNLFPHYSVMKNITDAPLRVQKRKKEEVYKEARELLAKMGLSDKENAYPYQLSGGQQQRVSIARALAMNPDILFFDEPTSALDPELTGEILKVIKDLAAEHMTMVIVTHEMNFAKNVSDHVIFMDNGYIAVEGTPEEVFGSSNERMKEFLGKFREN